GGAAAACATATGCCAAGTTTGTCACGTCAAAAGGATGCTGAAATGGTAGCTTTCTGCGATATCGTTGAAGAACGTGCTCAGGAAGCAGCTAAGACCTATGGTGCTGAGGGTGCTGCTGTTTACACAGATTACACCGAGCTATTGAAAGCTGGCGGTTTTGATATTGTTCATGTTTGCACACCGAATGACAGTCACTCCGTGATTACTATTGCTGCATTGGAAGCAGGTAACCATGTAATGTGCGAGAAACCAATGGCTAAAACCACTGCCCAAGCACAAGAAATGTTGGACGCTGCGAAGCGTACGGGGATGAAGTTGTCTGTCGCTTACCAGAACCGTTATCGTTCGGATAGTGAATACCTTAAAGCACTCTGCGAAAACGGCGAACTAGGTGATATCTATTATGCAAAAGCAATTGCCCTTCGTCGTCGTGCGGTTCCTACTTGGGGCGTGTTCCTGGATGAAGAAAAGCAAGGCGGCGGCCCACTGATCGATATCGGTACGCATGCACTTGATCTTACTTTATGGATGATGGATAATTATAAACCACGCAGTGTTATGGGCTCGTCTTTCCATAAGCTGAGTAACCGAAAGAACGCTGGAAATGCCTTTGGTCCTTGGGATCCTGAGCAATTTAAGGTGGAAGATTCTGCTTTTGGATTTATTACCATGGAAAATGGTGCTACAATTGTACTTGAATCCAGCTGGGCACTAAATGTATCTGAGTATCGAGAAGCTCAAACGCTTCTTGCAGGTACAGAAGGTGGTGCAGATATGAAGGATGGTCTGCGCCTAAACGGTGACCGTGGTGGACGTCTGTATGAGACCAAAGTAGACTTGTCTGCTGGTGGAGTAGCGTTCTTTGATGGAGGACAGGAAAATGAATCTGATCGTGAAGCTCGCTTGTGGCTTGAGGCGGTTAGAGAAGACAAGGAACCTGTAGTTAAACCTGAGCAGGCCCTCGTTGTTACTCAAATCTTGGAAGCTATTTATGAATCTTCACGTACAGGTCGCGCTGTGTATTTTGACGGCACATCAGATAATTAATAGAGAATCAGGAGTGGAAGTCATGAGCTCAAACATACATTCCGTAGTCATCGTTGGCTTTGGAGGAATGGGGAAATATCACGCAGAATTAATTAAGGAGAATAATTCCTTAGAAGTGGTAGGAACATACGACTTGCTTGAAGCACGTCGTACGGACTCCATCAAAGCTGGCTACAAGGTATTTGAAAGTTATGAAGAAGTATTAGCAGATCCTTCAGTTGAGATCGTTCTTATTGCTACACCAAATGATGTGCACAAAGAAATTGCAGTACGTGCGCTCCAAGCCGGAAAACATGTTATTTGTGAGAAGCCGGTGGCTATGTCGAAGGAAGAGCTTCAAGAAATGCTGGCCGCTGCGGATGCAGCAGGACGTGTGTTCATGGTTCACCAGAATAGACGTTGGGATGAAGATTTCTTAACGATCAAGAAAATGTATGATCAAGAGACAATCGGCTCGTTGTTCCAGATTGAATCCCGTGTACATGGAGCGAATGGTATTCCTGGGGACTGGCGTCATGTCAAGGCACAAGGTGGAGGTATGCTGCTGGATTGGGGCGTTCATTTATTGGACCAGCTTTTATTTATGATCGACAGCAAAGTTACCAGTGTGAGCAGCAGCCTGAGCTTTATTCTAGGCAATGATGTAGATGATGGTTTTGAAGCCATCCTACAATTTGAAAATGGGATAAAAGCTATCGTTGAGGTTGGTACAACCAACTTCATCACATTGCCTAGATGGTATGTGAAGGGTATTGAAGGCACGGGCATTATCGAGGATTGGTCTTTAACAGGTCGTTTAGTCACTAGAAACACTGAAGGTGAAAAGATCGAACCTAAGCCTATTCGTGCAGGTGTTGGATTAACTAAAACGATGGCACCTCCTTCTGAAGGGGCTACCATTACAGAAGCTTTACCTCAACCAGCCGATATAGGTTCTAGCTTCTATGACAATTTCGCAGCCGTAATTGAGGGTACAGCCGAACCAATCGTTAAGAATGCCGAAGTAATGCGTGTTCAGAATTTGATTGAGGCTATTTTTGAATCTGCTGAGAAGAATCAAGTGCTGAAAGACTTCGATATGTATGGTGAAGGTAAGTAAACTATTTGCAAAAGAGGTGACTTACATTGAAACTTGGAGTATTTATGGTCTTGTTTGGCGGTCGTAAGCTGGAGGATGCTCTTGATTATGTAGTGTCCAAAGGACTTAAGGCGGTAGAGATTGGTACAGGGGGTAATCCTGGTAACAGTCACTGCAATCCAAAGATGCTTCTCGAGAATGAGACAGCATTGAAAGAATTTAAACATGCTGTGGAATCCCGTGGATTGACGATCAGTGCACTGAGCTGTCACGGAAATCCGCTACACCCACAAAAAGAGCTTGCTCAGAAGGATCATGAGGACTTTGTGAACTCGGTCAAATTGGCGCAGAAACTAGGCATTCCAGTCGTTAATACGTTTTCTGGATGTCCAGGTGATCATGAGGGTGCCAAGTACCCGAACTGGCCGGTAGCTCCATGGCCAAATGATTATCAAGAGATTCTGGATTGGCAATGGGAGAATAAAGTGATTCCTTACTGGACCGAATGGGGAGCTTTTGCCGCAGAGCACGATGTGAAAGTCGGTCTTGAGCTCCATGGCGGATTCTCCGTCCACACACCGGGTACTCTTCTGCGCTTGAGAGAAGCTGCGGGTGAGGTTATCGGAGCTAACCTTGATCCGAGTCATATGTGGTGGCAAGGAATTGATCCGGTACAGGCGATTCATATTTTGGGCCGCCAAGGTGCGATCCATCATTTCCATGCTAAAGATACTGTTATTGATCCGGTTAATGTTAATATGCATGGCTTAACAGATATGCAATCCTATACCAAGATGCTTGACCGTGCATGGCAATTCCGTTCGGTTGGCTTTGGACATGATCTTAAGACTTGGGCTGATATTATAAGTGCTCTTCGTTTAGTCGGTTATGATTATGTAGTTAGTATTGAGCATGAGGATGGACTGATGTCTGTAGAAGAAGGCTTCTCCAAAGCTGTAAGTAATCTTCAACAAGTATTGATTGAGGAGCCACTAACAGAAATGTGGTGGGTTTAAAATCAATTGTATAGACATAAGAAATGACGTGCGCAAGCACGTCATTTTTCCTGTATTAATAATCTGAATTTTAAACCTAAAAATTGGAGGACGAGCATGCAGCCGATAAAAATACAGAGAGAACATAAACTTCAGATTACATCCAGTATTCAGGATTATTTTGATACCGAGCTATCTAGCGAAATTGGTCAATTAGCAAGTGAGAATCTTCTGGATTTTATGCTCAAAGAACTCTCACCTTATATTTACAACCAAGCACTGGCAGACGCCCGTAAAGTGATTGAGCAAAAGATGATTTCTGTAGAAGAAGAATTGTATGCACTTGAGCAACCATTAACACTTGGCAAAAGATAGTCCGAACAAGATGTTGTTTACCGCAGATTGGTAATCGTTACGTCTGGATCAGTCTCTGCTTCGTAATCTACACCTTCAGTCTCGAAACCAAATAACTGGAAGAACTCCTGTTTGTAGCTTTCTAGATCTGTTAATTCATAGATGTTGTCTGTACTGAGTTCATCCCAGATTTGACTCACTTGATGCTGTACAGCCGGAGACAGCTCCCAGTCGTCTATTCGGATACGGCCTTCTTCGTCCACAGGAGTTCCTTCGACTGCGTAGAGACGTTCTGTGAATAAGCGATAGGTTTGTTCAATACAACCTTCATGAAGCCCTTTTTCTTTCATGACTTTGTATAGCGCAGAAGTGTAGAGAGGGACGACAGGAATTGCCGAGCTAGACTGTGTGACAAGACCTTTCGTAACTGCTACATAGGCCCGACCGCCAATACTAGATAGTTCTTCGTTAAGCGTATGTGCTGTGGATTCGAGATGATCTTTTGCACGTCCAATCGTTCCTTTACGATAAACGGATTGGGTGATTTCTGGTCCGATATAAGAGA
This Paenibacillus sp. FSL R5-0345 DNA region includes the following protein-coding sequences:
- a CDS encoding Gfo/Idh/MocA family protein — its product is MSNKLRIAIVGCGGIANGKHMPSLSRQKDAEMVAFCDIVEERAQEAAKTYGAEGAAVYTDYTELLKAGGFDIVHVCTPNDSHSVITIAALEAGNHVMCEKPMAKTTAQAQEMLDAAKRTGMKLSVAYQNRYRSDSEYLKALCENGELGDIYYAKAIALRRRAVPTWGVFLDEEKQGGGPLIDIGTHALDLTLWMMDNYKPRSVMGSSFHKLSNRKNAGNAFGPWDPEQFKVEDSAFGFITMENGATIVLESSWALNVSEYREAQTLLAGTEGGADMKDGLRLNGDRGGRLYETKVDLSAGGVAFFDGGQENESDREARLWLEAVREDKEPVVKPEQALVVTQILEAIYESSRTGRAVYFDGTSDN
- a CDS encoding DUF2164 domain-containing protein is translated as MQPIKIQREHKLQITSSIQDYFDTELSSEIGQLASENLLDFMLKELSPYIYNQALADARKVIEQKMISVEEELYALEQPLTLGKR
- a CDS encoding Gfo/Idh/MocA family protein, with protein sequence MSSNIHSVVIVGFGGMGKYHAELIKENNSLEVVGTYDLLEARRTDSIKAGYKVFESYEEVLADPSVEIVLIATPNDVHKEIAVRALQAGKHVICEKPVAMSKEELQEMLAAADAAGRVFMVHQNRRWDEDFLTIKKMYDQETIGSLFQIESRVHGANGIPGDWRHVKAQGGGMLLDWGVHLLDQLLFMIDSKVTSVSSSLSFILGNDVDDGFEAILQFENGIKAIVEVGTTNFITLPRWYVKGIEGTGIIEDWSLTGRLVTRNTEGEKIEPKPIRAGVGLTKTMAPPSEGATITEALPQPADIGSSFYDNFAAVIEGTAEPIVKNAEVMRVQNLIEAIFESAEKNQVLKDFDMYGEGK
- a CDS encoding sugar phosphate isomerase/epimerase family protein codes for the protein MKLGVFMVLFGGRKLEDALDYVVSKGLKAVEIGTGGNPGNSHCNPKMLLENETALKEFKHAVESRGLTISALSCHGNPLHPQKELAQKDHEDFVNSVKLAQKLGIPVVNTFSGCPGDHEGAKYPNWPVAPWPNDYQEILDWQWENKVIPYWTEWGAFAAEHDVKVGLELHGGFSVHTPGTLLRLREAAGEVIGANLDPSHMWWQGIDPVQAIHILGRQGAIHHFHAKDTVIDPVNVNMHGLTDMQSYTKMLDRAWQFRSVGFGHDLKTWADIISALRLVGYDYVVSIEHEDGLMSVEEGFSKAVSNLQQVLIEEPLTEMWWV